In the genome of Candidatus Moraniibacteriota bacterium, one region contains:
- a CDS encoding KH domain-containing protein, giving the protein MTENAKDREFVEYVVKMLVDHPEDVRVERKIDEMGVLITLDVNSEDMGMVIGREGVTAKALRTLLRVIGARNNARVNLKINEPAGSMRSNRESMISSREEHRDEPIVQPEKRSLDDVMDDIRI; this is encoded by the coding sequence ATGACTGAGAATGCAAAAGATCGGGAGTTTGTTGAGTATGTGGTGAAGATGTTGGTGGATCATCCGGAAGATGTTCGAGTGGAGCGAAAAATAGATGAAATGGGCGTGCTTATTACGCTCGATGTGAATTCGGAGGATATGGGTATGGTGATCGGCCGTGAAGGTGTGACAGCGAAGGCGCTTCGGACGCTCCTGCGTGTGATTGGCGCGCGAAACAATGCTCGTGTGAATTTGAAGATAAATGAACCGGCCGGCTCAATGCGAAGCAATCGCGAAAGTATGATCTCTTCTCGCGAAGAGCATCGCGACGAGCCGATTGTGCAGCCTGAAAAACGCAGTCTTGATGATGTTATGGATGATATTCGAATATAA
- a CDS encoding UDP-N-acetylmuramoyl-tripeptide--D-alanyl-D-alanine ligase, giving the protein MKVFLLRWLKSVLRLMAIAVLKRHRPVVIGITGSVGKSSTKEAITTVLSSCFRVRQSPGNFNNEIGIPLTILGSLDTKRSRWRLAVAPFRFLATMCLPRSRYPEILILELGIDRVGDMDYLLEFLLPTVGVLTTISTSHLEFFKSISVVTREKGKLILSLPKTGLAVLNADEPRVMKFREKTKATVLSYGFDESADVRGTHVVFFRDAAALPIGSSFKLEYAGKSIPVRLPNIIAEHHISAALAAAAVGIFFKMNPLEVAEALRNFQSLPGRMRLFQGVHHSLIVDDTYNASPKSLAAAMGTLGSLESVRRVVALGDMLELGDDSERAHRDVARWIFDHDIREVFLIGKQMLFAKEELDRMRYPSDHVHWFSDPKSLGDQLAASLREGDVILLKGSQGMRLEKAVEMVLLEPSSARMLLCRQSDEWKNTPFLADISAPDV; this is encoded by the coding sequence ATGAAAGTATTTCTTCTTCGCTGGTTGAAATCCGTGTTGCGTCTGATGGCAATCGCTGTGCTCAAGAGGCATCGCCCGGTCGTAATTGGCATTACCGGTTCGGTTGGAAAGAGCTCGACCAAAGAGGCGATTACAACGGTTCTTTCTTCGTGTTTCCGCGTGCGACAGAGTCCGGGGAATTTCAATAACGAAATTGGGATTCCGCTCACCATTCTCGGATCGCTTGATACGAAACGGTCGCGATGGCGTCTTGCGGTCGCGCCGTTTCGATTTCTTGCAACGATGTGCCTTCCTCGGAGCCGATACCCGGAGATACTTATTCTCGAGCTCGGCATCGATCGAGTTGGAGATATGGACTATCTCTTGGAATTTTTGTTGCCGACAGTTGGCGTTCTTACAACAATCTCGACGAGCCATCTGGAGTTCTTCAAATCAATATCAGTGGTTACTCGAGAAAAAGGAAAACTTATTCTTTCTCTTCCGAAAACCGGACTCGCCGTACTCAATGCCGATGAGCCGCGCGTGATGAAGTTTCGCGAGAAGACCAAGGCAACCGTACTTTCGTACGGTTTCGATGAGTCGGCGGATGTTCGCGGAACTCACGTTGTATTTTTTCGCGATGCAGCAGCTCTGCCAATCGGTTCGAGTTTCAAATTGGAATATGCCGGAAAGAGTATCCCGGTTCGCCTTCCGAATATTATTGCGGAGCACCATATTTCGGCAGCGCTTGCGGCGGCGGCGGTTGGTATTTTTTTCAAGATGAATCCGCTCGAAGTGGCTGAAGCGCTTCGGAATTTCCAATCGCTTCCGGGGAGGATGCGTCTATTTCAGGGTGTTCATCATTCGCTGATTGTGGATGATACGTACAATGCATCTCCGAAATCACTTGCCGCGGCGATGGGAACTTTGGGCAGTCTCGAAAGTGTCCGTCGGGTAGTGGCATTGGGTGATATGCTTGAGCTTGGCGATGACTCCGAGCGGGCGCATCGAGATGTGGCCAGGTGGATTTTCGACCACGATATTCGAGAAGTGTTTCTCATTGGTAAGCAGATGTTGTTTGCCAAAGAAGAGCTTGACCGAATGCGATATCCTTCGGATCACGTACATTGGTTTTCGGATCCCAAGTCACTCGGCGATCAACTGGCTGCTTCTCTGCGCGAGGGCGATGTGATTCTTCTCAAGGGTTCGCAGGGCATGCGTCTCGAAAAAGCAGTTGAGATGGTTTTGTTGGAACCTTCTTCTGCGCGAATGCTTCTGTGCCGGCAGTCGGATGAATGGAAAAATACGCCGTTTCTTGCCGACATATCCGCTCCCGATGTTTAA
- a CDS encoding penicillin-binding protein 2, whose amino-acid sequence MPKSSRKRVSVTSSRKHWRISALVLFVFGLSAVLIARLAMLQVVQHDSYVSRASAQQSVSHELPPERGEIFLSDQGDPYPVAVNRQYFLAYAVPGEVRDPMKAAHDLSVELNLDESILLEKFVKTHDPFEVLKHRLSDEEVDRVRSMRIEGIFLLPEIFRYYPGFDLASQTIGFVGMRDDHYEGRYGIEASFEESLKGEAGFVSSKRDASGRRISIGEKSFLEPESGANIVLTIERVVQYEIEKILKESMEAFQADGGTIVVMDPKTGSILGLASFPDFNPNEYAKTENVETFLNPAVSLAYEPGSVMKPITMAIGIEDGKVNAHTEYVDTGFVKEGGFVIKNAEGKVYGRSTMIQVLDESINTGVIFVERLVGNERFREYFTRFGFGAKTGIPLPAETAGNIRNLDNTNRSTEFFTASFGQGVTVTPIQLVSAYAALANGGILMKPRIVDRQIFSDGRVEEVPPEEVRSVVSKETAREIGMMLRDVVVNGHGKRADVPGYLVVGKTGTAQVAKSDAKGYEEGTNIGSFAGYAPLNDPRFTVLVKIDNPKNVEWAESSAAPTFQKVMKFLLESSNIEPTETVEK is encoded by the coding sequence ATGCCGAAATCTTCTCGAAAACGTGTGTCGGTAACTTCTTCTCGAAAGCACTGGCGGATTTCCGCTCTTGTGCTTTTTGTTTTCGGGCTTTCCGCAGTATTGATAGCCCGTCTCGCAATGCTTCAAGTAGTACAGCATGATTCGTATGTTTCGCGCGCAAGCGCGCAACAGAGTGTCTCGCATGAACTTCCGCCGGAACGCGGAGAAATATTCTTGAGCGACCAGGGCGATCCCTACCCGGTTGCGGTCAATCGGCAGTATTTTCTCGCGTATGCGGTTCCCGGAGAAGTTCGTGATCCGATGAAAGCAGCGCATGATCTTTCAGTGGAGTTGAACCTCGATGAATCGATACTTCTGGAAAAATTCGTGAAAACTCACGATCCCTTTGAAGTATTGAAGCATCGACTTTCGGATGAAGAAGTGGATCGGGTGCGATCGATGCGTATCGAAGGTATCTTCCTTCTTCCGGAAATATTCCGGTATTATCCGGGTTTCGATCTGGCATCTCAAACGATCGGATTTGTCGGAATGCGTGACGATCACTATGAAGGACGGTATGGCATCGAGGCATCGTTCGAGGAATCGTTAAAAGGAGAGGCTGGTTTTGTCTCAAGTAAACGAGATGCCAGCGGGCGACGGATCTCAATCGGAGAGAAATCATTTTTGGAGCCGGAGAGTGGCGCAAATATCGTATTGACTATTGAACGGGTTGTCCAGTATGAAATCGAAAAGATTCTTAAGGAGTCCATGGAGGCGTTCCAGGCAGATGGTGGAACCATTGTGGTGATGGATCCGAAAACGGGGAGTATCTTGGGACTTGCCTCGTTTCCTGATTTCAATCCGAATGAGTATGCTAAGACAGAAAATGTTGAAACATTTCTCAATCCGGCGGTGAGTCTTGCGTACGAACCGGGATCGGTTATGAAGCCGATTACTATGGCTATTGGTATCGAGGATGGGAAAGTGAATGCTCATACGGAATATGTCGATACGGGATTTGTGAAAGAAGGCGGGTTTGTGATAAAGAATGCGGAAGGAAAGGTATATGGACGGTCTACCATGATACAGGTGCTTGATGAGTCTATTAATACGGGCGTTATCTTTGTAGAGCGGTTGGTGGGAAATGAGCGATTTCGCGAATACTTCACTCGTTTTGGCTTTGGGGCGAAGACGGGCATCCCGCTTCCGGCGGAAACGGCAGGAAATATACGCAACTTGGACAATACAAACCGATCGACGGAGTTTTTTACGGCATCATTTGGTCAGGGCGTGACCGTAACGCCGATTCAGTTGGTGAGTGCTTATGCTGCACTTGCCAATGGCGGCATCCTCATGAAGCCGCGCATTGTGGATAGACAAATTTTCTCCGATGGCCGAGTGGAAGAGGTTCCTCCGGAGGAAGTGCGTTCAGTTGTGAGCAAGGAAACGGCTCGCGAAATCGGTATGATGCTTCGCGATGTGGTGGTGAATGGACATGGAAAGCGTGCGGATGTTCCCGGGTATCTTGTGGTCGGGAAGACAGGGACGGCTCAGGTTGCCAAATCTGATGCTAAGGGCTATGAAGAAGGAACGAATATCGGTTCTTTCGCCGGGTACGCGCCACTTAATGATCCGAGATTTACAGTTTTGGTGAAAATCGATAATCCGAAAAATGTTGAATGGGCGGAATCGAGTGCGGCGCCGACCTTTCAAAAAGTTATGAAATTTCTCTTGGAATCTTCTAATATAGAGCCGACTGAAACGGTTGAAAAATAG
- the rsmH gene encoding 16S rRNA (cytosine(1402)-N(4))-methyltransferase RsmH gives MSDTVHVPVMSREVLEGLNVQAGDTVVDATLGGGGHALLVLEKILPGGILFACDQDREAVLRFRDRLDQDSRYSTAVCDGSVRLVHTRFSDIGEAIRKQGVSQVSAVFADLGLSSDQLNDAERGFSLLREGPIDMRFDRESGETAGDIVNGWTESELSRMFRDFGDVRDAKQLARAIVIRRREKSFGTTTELAEFVKRVSRDRHSSIHPATKVFQALRMAVNHERESLEKFLRDATGLLKPGGRIVVLSFHSGEERTVKRIFSEDARGCVCPKEFPVCRCGKKARLRVLTKRAIVPCDEECRGNPRSRSAKLRLAEKL, from the coding sequence ATGTCTGATACGGTTCATGTTCCGGTAATGTCGCGCGAGGTTCTTGAAGGGCTGAATGTTCAAGCGGGAGACACAGTCGTGGACGCCACTCTGGGGGGAGGCGGGCACGCACTCCTTGTTCTTGAGAAAATATTGCCGGGCGGCATCCTCTTTGCCTGTGATCAGGATCGAGAAGCCGTATTGCGTTTCCGCGATCGACTGGATCAAGATTCGCGGTATTCCACTGCTGTTTGCGACGGTTCGGTCCGGCTTGTTCATACGCGATTTTCGGATATCGGGGAGGCAATCCGAAAACAGGGTGTCTCTCAGGTGTCGGCGGTGTTTGCCGATCTCGGACTGTCATCTGATCAGCTGAATGACGCCGAGAGAGGATTTTCTCTACTTCGAGAGGGACCGATTGATATGCGGTTTGATCGCGAGAGTGGCGAGACGGCTGGCGATATCGTGAACGGCTGGACAGAATCGGAGCTTTCCCGGATGTTTCGTGATTTTGGAGATGTGCGAGACGCGAAACAATTGGCACGAGCGATTGTAATTCGTCGTCGAGAGAAGTCATTTGGGACGACGACGGAACTCGCGGAATTTGTGAAGCGTGTTTCCCGAGATCGGCATTCCTCAATTCATCCGGCGACAAAAGTATTCCAGGCGCTTCGAATGGCAGTGAATCATGAACGGGAATCGCTTGAGAAGTTTCTGAGAGATGCGACAGGTCTTTTGAAACCAGGCGGAAGAATAGTGGTACTCTCCTTCCACTCCGGCGAGGAGCGGACAGTGAAGCGGATATTCTCGGAAGACGCCAGGGGATGTGTCTGTCCGAAGGAATTCCCGGTCTGCCGGTGCGGAAAGAAAGCGCGGCTTCGTGTTCTCACAAAGCGGGCGATAGTTCCTTGCGATGAGGAGTGTCGCGGGAATCCCCGTTCGAGAAGCGCAAAATTGCGCTTAGCGGAAAAACTCTGA
- the mraZ gene encoding division/cell wall cluster transcriptional repressor MraZ, producing MFIGEYTHSIDAKKRLSLPSKVRNELGGRVVVTRGLDQCLFVYPVKTWETLAEKLGSMPIGEAGTRSFVRLMLAGAVDTEVDSQGRILIPDYLKEYAGLAKDVIVAGLWNRLEVWDESKWKHYKTEAEGNSERIAEELGKIGAY from the coding sequence ATGTTCATTGGTGAATATACCCATAGTATTGATGCGAAGAAGCGGCTATCGCTTCCGTCAAAGGTGCGGAACGAGCTTGGAGGGCGGGTGGTCGTGACACGCGGACTGGACCAGTGCCTCTTTGTCTATCCGGTGAAGACTTGGGAGACGCTTGCGGAGAAGTTGGGTTCGATGCCGATTGGGGAGGCGGGAACGCGGAGTTTCGTTCGACTCATGCTTGCCGGAGCGGTTGATACGGAAGTGGATAGTCAAGGGCGTATCCTGATACCGGACTATCTCAAAGAATACGCCGGGCTTGCGAAGGATGTGATCGTCGCCGGACTTTGGAATCGGCTCGAGGTATGGGATGAGTCGAAATGGAAGCACTACAAGACTGAAGCTGAGGGAAATTCTGAACGTATTGCCGAAGAGCTGGGGAAGATCGGCGCGTACTAG
- a CDS encoding leucyl aminopeptidase family protein: protein MAMKYIFPKVASTGVANIRIASAKEDEVVRAASGDLEISIGVFEPEKMTRRKLILLFRKAVVLAKSKRAKRIALNAHDFLFSHLDLKEKELGELLAIHFEMANFQFTEFLTEPKEGFPFVETVEILGASKSFREGIERGRMIGEETNACRRLANLPGGDVTPETLVAEARRVAKGKKNMSVKALGVPEMEKLKMGGVLGVGKGSEIPSRFIILEYRGGKKNEAPIVFVGKGVTFDTGGINLKPSDAILGMNMDMSGGAAVIHATALAARLGIQKNIVALVPAVENMPSGSSYRPGDVLRSMSGKTIEVLNTDAEGRIILADALHYAKRYKPSLVVDVATLTGAALVALGERASAVFTRDGELETKLRELGETSGDYVWPLPLWEEYDEEIKGTFGDVANLGRTKWGGAITAAAFLAQFAEGYRWAHIDIAPRMTAVEGEFLAKGAAGAPVRLLLKIAEEM, encoded by the coding sequence ATGGCTATGAAATATATTTTTCCGAAAGTTGCTTCGACAGGTGTCGCGAATATTCGCATTGCGTCGGCAAAGGAAGATGAAGTAGTGAGAGCTGCGTCTGGCGATTTGGAAATCTCGATCGGTGTTTTCGAACCCGAGAAAATGACGCGAAGAAAACTTATCTTGCTCTTTCGAAAAGCAGTTGTACTTGCAAAATCGAAACGCGCGAAACGTATTGCATTGAATGCGCACGATTTCTTGTTTTCTCATCTCGACCTGAAGGAGAAAGAATTGGGCGAACTTCTCGCCATACATTTTGAGATGGCAAATTTTCAGTTTACGGAATTTCTGACGGAGCCGAAGGAAGGATTTCCATTTGTTGAGACTGTTGAGATACTTGGCGCGTCGAAGTCGTTTCGAGAGGGAATTGAGCGTGGTCGTATGATTGGTGAAGAAACGAATGCATGCCGGCGGCTTGCGAATCTGCCGGGTGGCGATGTGACGCCAGAAACGCTGGTAGCTGAGGCGCGTCGCGTTGCAAAGGGCAAGAAAAATATGTCAGTGAAGGCGCTTGGCGTTCCGGAGATGGAGAAGCTCAAAATGGGCGGTGTCTTAGGTGTTGGCAAGGGATCGGAAATTCCGTCCCGGTTTATTATTCTTGAGTATCGAGGCGGGAAGAAAAACGAAGCGCCGATCGTGTTTGTGGGGAAGGGAGTCACCTTTGATACGGGTGGGATTAACTTGAAGCCATCGGATGCGATTCTTGGGATGAACATGGATATGTCGGGTGGTGCAGCGGTGATACATGCAACCGCTCTCGCAGCTCGGCTTGGCATACAGAAAAATATCGTAGCGCTTGTGCCGGCGGTGGAGAATATGCCGTCTGGTTCGAGCTATCGACCGGGCGATGTGCTCCGCTCTATGAGTGGGAAGACAATCGAGGTGTTGAATACGGATGCTGAGGGGCGCATTATCCTTGCGGATGCACTTCACTATGCGAAACGGTATAAGCCTTCACTCGTGGTGGATGTGGCGACATTGACTGGGGCGGCGCTTGTTGCCTTGGGTGAGCGCGCGTCGGCAGTGTTTACCCGTGACGGGGAACTCGAAACGAAGTTGCGCGAGCTGGGCGAAACATCTGGCGACTATGTGTGGCCACTTCCGCTTTGGGAAGAATACGATGAAGAAATCAAGGGAACGTTTGGCGATGTGGCGAACTTAGGGAGAACAAAATGGGGCGGCGCTATTACGGCAGCGGCATTCTTGGCACAATTTGCCGAAGGATATCGGTGGGCGCATATCGATATCGCTCCTCGGATGACGGCGGTTGAAGGGGAATTTCTGGCAAAGGGCGCTGCCGGCGCACCGGTTCGACTCTTATTGAAAATAGCGGAGGAGATGTAG
- a CDS encoding replication-associated recombination protein A, whose protein sequence is MRPRSFEEFLGQEEILGEGTLLRESIRSKRLPSLILWGPPGSGKTTLALLLAHEVSGEFLKLSAVGSGVKELRAIIERAEGNRQNGGSTILFIDEIHRWNKSQQDALLPHVERGTITLIGATTENPSFEVNPALLSRTQVIVFRSLSPESLASALRHALLDTERGLGKRNVQANDDAIRFLAERSSGDARVALNALEVAATLGGTITKEHVRKALTRPRFSYDKGGEEHYNIISALHKSLRGSDANAALYWLARMLEGGEDPLYIARRLLRFASEDVGLANSFALPQVIAAYDACRFLGMPECGVHLAQAVVYLARSKKSNALYVAYESAMKDARDFPSEPVPLHLRNAPTKLMKGLGYGKEYKYTPDFEDAEEAKQEYFPEKLSGRKYVSFGDES, encoded by the coding sequence ATGCGGCCGAGGTCGTTTGAGGAATTTCTTGGGCAGGAGGAAATTCTTGGAGAGGGGACGCTTCTTCGGGAGTCGATTCGATCGAAACGGTTGCCATCGCTCATTCTTTGGGGACCGCCCGGAAGCGGGAAGACGACGCTCGCTCTTCTTTTGGCACATGAAGTTTCTGGCGAGTTTCTGAAGCTGTCGGCGGTTGGAAGTGGTGTCAAGGAATTGCGCGCCATAATTGAACGTGCGGAGGGGAACAGACAAAATGGCGGGAGCACTATTCTTTTTATTGATGAAATTCACCGGTGGAACAAATCTCAGCAGGACGCGCTGTTGCCGCATGTGGAGCGCGGTACGATCACGCTTATTGGGGCAACGACAGAGAATCCGAGTTTCGAAGTGAATCCCGCGCTTCTTTCGCGGACACAGGTGATTGTCTTTCGTTCGCTTTCACCCGAATCTCTTGCGAGTGCGCTCCGTCACGCGCTTCTCGATACCGAACGAGGACTTGGGAAACGGAATGTTCAGGCTAACGATGATGCGATCCGTTTTCTTGCGGAACGCTCTTCGGGTGATGCGCGTGTGGCACTGAATGCGCTCGAAGTGGCGGCAACTCTTGGCGGAACGATTACGAAGGAGCATGTGCGAAAGGCGCTGACGCGACCGCGTTTCTCCTACGACAAGGGCGGGGAAGAACACTACAATATTATTTCTGCGCTTCATAAATCTCTGCGTGGCAGCGATGCGAATGCGGCACTCTACTGGCTTGCTCGCATGCTCGAAGGCGGAGAGGATCCGCTTTATATCGCGCGGCGTCTTCTGCGTTTTGCGTCGGAAGATGTGGGGCTCGCGAATTCGTTCGCGTTGCCACAGGTGATTGCTGCATATGATGCGTGTCGGTTTCTCGGGATGCCGGAGTGCGGCGTGCATCTTGCGCAGGCGGTTGTGTATCTCGCGCGATCGAAGAAAAGCAATGCACTCTACGTAGCATATGAATCAGCGATGAAAGACGCTCGTGATTTTCCATCTGAGCCAGTGCCGCTTCATCTTCGGAATGCGCCGACGAAGCTCATGAAAGGGCTGGGCTACGGAAAGGAATACAAGTACACGCCGGACTTTGAGGATGCGGAAGAGGCGAAGCAGGAATATTTCCCGGAGAAACTCAGCGGCAGGAAGTATGTTTCGTTTGGCGACGAATCTTGA
- a CDS encoding Sua5/YciO/YrdC/YwlC family protein, which yields MSARVSLPEAGMLLVGGAIGILPTDTIYGFVASALLPESVERLYKARWRDERKPCIVLLSSVDDIACFDRVVSSEERRILDRVWPGAVSVILPGFSESFSYLHRGTNLIAFRVPDVPELRDVLRVSGPIIAPSANPEGMKPAETIEEAELYFGGRADFFVNVGRLCGSPSTIVRLEADHSLSLLRDRAPAHDHGS from the coding sequence ATGAGTGCGCGCGTATCGCTTCCGGAGGCGGGAATGCTCCTCGTTGGAGGGGCAATCGGTATTCTTCCGACAGATACGATCTATGGATTTGTGGCGTCGGCGCTTCTTCCTGAATCAGTAGAGCGGCTTTACAAAGCGCGCTGGCGGGATGAGCGGAAACCGTGCATCGTGCTTCTCTCGAGTGTAGATGACATCGCGTGTTTTGATCGGGTTGTCTCTTCTGAAGAACGGCGGATTCTCGATAGGGTGTGGCCGGGCGCGGTGAGTGTGATTCTCCCCGGATTTTCTGAATCGTTCTCATATCTCCATCGAGGGACGAATTTGATCGCGTTTCGTGTGCCGGATGTGCCCGAGCTTCGTGATGTACTTCGTGTTTCTGGACCGATTATTGCTCCGTCGGCAAATCCGGAAGGTATGAAACCGGCGGAAACGATTGAAGAAGCGGAATTGTACTTTGGCGGTCGCGCAGATTTCTTTGTGAATGTCGGGAGACTCTGTGGATCACCCTCGACCATTGTACGACTTGAAGCCGATCACTCTCTGAGTCTTCTTCGCGACCGTGCTCCAGCTCACGATCACGGGTCTTAA
- the xth gene encoding exodeoxyribonuclease III: protein MKKTISLLSWNVNGIRAAERKGFVEWIERSEYDIVAVQETKVSHPDQLSERLKNPDGYESYWHSASEKKGYSGVAVYTKELPIDVKMDFGKNSLSKEGRVIEVEYPSFTLLNIYFPNGGSGEERLRYKLEFYREFLAYIVKLREKGKRVIFCGDVNTAHTEDDLARPKENAGVSGFLPIERDWIDRVLEADFLDTFRLFHEGNGHYTWWDMKTRARDRNVGWRLDYFFVSKELRKRVLSASILSEVPGSDHCPVTLTLSI, encoded by the coding sequence ATGAAAAAAACGATCTCTCTCTTATCGTGGAATGTAAATGGGATTCGTGCGGCGGAGCGGAAGGGGTTTGTTGAATGGATAGAGAGAAGTGAATACGATATTGTCGCCGTACAAGAGACCAAAGTTTCTCATCCGGACCAGCTTTCGGAACGGCTCAAGAACCCGGACGGGTATGAGTCGTATTGGCACTCGGCGAGTGAGAAGAAGGGGTATAGTGGTGTCGCGGTGTATACGAAGGAATTGCCGATTGATGTGAAGATGGATTTCGGAAAGAATTCGCTCTCGAAAGAAGGGCGAGTCATTGAAGTTGAGTATCCATCGTTTACACTTCTCAATATCTATTTTCCGAATGGTGGATCGGGTGAAGAACGACTTCGATATAAATTGGAATTCTACCGGGAATTTCTCGCGTATATTGTGAAATTGCGCGAGAAGGGAAAGCGGGTAATCTTCTGCGGCGATGTGAATACAGCGCACACAGAGGACGATCTTGCGCGACCGAAGGAAAATGCTGGCGTCTCCGGATTCTTGCCTATTGAGCGCGATTGGATTGATCGTGTTCTCGAGGCGGACTTTCTTGATACGTTCCGACTTTTTCATGAAGGAAATGGACACTATACATGGTGGGATATGAAGACGCGGGCGCGGGACCGGAATGTTGGCTGGCGTCTTGACTACTTCTTTGTTTCGAAGGAATTGCGGAAGCGCGTTCTGAGTGCTTCTATCCTCTCGGAAGTTCCCGGATCGGATCATTGTCCGGTTACGCTCACACTTTCCATATGA
- a CDS encoding radical SAM protein translates to MPRYFLKTFGCQQNVADSERIAAFYESRGFEAALQEEDADTIVINTCVVRERAAEKVFGLIRNLAPLREKNPGISFVITGCLIGAASREPSGKMMKALRERLPDVQFLPLEEVGFEYTPKRASGKLASIPISNGCNNFCTYCIVPFSRGKERSRPFADIVREAEEAVLSGRDEIFLLGQNVNSYGADFFVDVLGGRADAFRLPDGRKVKPVMVKHLGRHRIPTLFPELLDAVALIPGVRKLSFMSSNPWDFSDELIETIAKHENIDRLLHLPVQAGSDAVLKRMNRWYSRDEYFALIEKIRERIPGVRFTTDIIVGFPGETLDDFEQTLDLARRVNFEKGYIAWYSPRPGTAASKFPDDVPYKEKKRRRDELDRLVNVRKHT, encoded by the coding sequence ATGCCCAGATACTTTCTCAAAACATTTGGGTGTCAGCAGAATGTGGCTGACAGTGAGCGGATCGCGGCATTTTATGAGTCGCGCGGATTTGAGGCGGCTCTGCAAGAAGAGGATGCGGACACTATCGTGATCAATACCTGCGTTGTTCGGGAACGAGCGGCTGAGAAGGTATTCGGACTTATTCGGAATTTGGCGCCGCTTCGGGAGAAAAATCCGGGGATTTCTTTTGTCATTACCGGGTGTCTTATCGGTGCGGCGAGTCGGGAGCCGTCTGGGAAAATGATGAAGGCGCTTCGCGAACGGCTCCCCGATGTGCAATTCTTGCCGCTTGAGGAAGTTGGATTCGAATATACGCCGAAGCGTGCCTCTGGGAAACTTGCTTCCATCCCCATTTCGAACGGATGCAATAACTTCTGCACGTATTGCATTGTGCCATTCTCGCGCGGCAAGGAACGATCGCGACCGTTTGCAGATATTGTCCGCGAGGCGGAAGAGGCGGTTCTTTCCGGGCGGGACGAGATCTTTCTCTTGGGGCAAAATGTGAATTCGTATGGAGCGGATTTCTTTGTGGATGTTCTTGGTGGTCGCGCCGATGCATTTCGATTGCCGGATGGTCGCAAAGTGAAACCGGTTATGGTGAAACATTTGGGGAGGCATCGTATCCCAACCTTGTTTCCCGAACTTCTCGATGCCGTCGCTTTGATTCCCGGTGTGCGGAAACTCTCATTCATGTCGTCGAATCCATGGGACTTTTCGGATGAGCTTATCGAGACAATCGCCAAACATGAAAATATTGATCGACTTCTTCATCTTCCGGTGCAGGCGGGGAGTGATGCGGTTTTGAAGCGAATGAATCGCTGGTATTCGCGCGATGAATATTTTGCACTCATTGAGAAGATTCGCGAGCGTATTCCGGGAGTGCGCTTCACGACGGATATTATCGTGGGCTTTCCCGGGGAAACGCTCGATGATTTTGAACAAACGCTCGATTTGGCACGGAGAGTGAATTTTGAGAAGGGGTATATTGCTTGGTATTCGCCGCGCCCGGGAACGGCTGCGTCAAAGTTTCCGGACGATGTTCCGTACAAAGAGAAGAAACGCCGCCGAGATGAGCTTGATAGGCTTGTCAATGTAAGAAAACATACGTGA